CGCAAGGAGAAGGTGGTGTTTGTGCTCTTTCGTGACACCGCCAAAGACCAGTCCTCCAACAAAAGCGGCAATAAACCCACTGCCACCGAAGAGTTGTGCCAAGGCAAAACAGCTAATGGACAGTGCGACGACAGGTAACTGTCGCCATGTTTCGGTGATGAAACCATGCTTGGAGCAATACCTGATGATATGACTAGAAAGTACGGCCAAACCCACGCCGACAGCGACACCAATACCGATTTCTTCCAGAACAAGCTGTAAAGCCAAGCCAAACACGCTGTTTCTGGCCTGTTCATCGGCAATCATGGCGAGAAAGACAAAAAGAATTGGGACACAGATGCCGTCATTCAGGCCACTTTCCAAGTTGAGGCCGTCGCGGATGGTGTCGGGCACGTCATCGTTGGTGACAACGGCTTTCCCCAAAGCGGCGTCCGTCGGAGCGAGCATGGTGGCGAGTATGGCCGCTTCAAGAAATCCGAGACCGGGAAACAGCGGAATCGCGGCAAGAAATCCCAGAAGGATCGTCAGGGGAAGTCCGTACAGCAACAGGCGTTGGGGAATACGAAAACTGCGTCGTAAAACCGCGAGATCGGCGGTCGCCGCATCGGTAAACAACACAAGTGCGAGGCTGAGTTCTGCCAGCGTTTTGATTGTTTCTCCCGTTGGGGCGAGTGGCTCCAGGTCCGTGGCAAAAATGCTCAAACCAAGACCGAATATTGTATAAATAATCGGACCGGAAATCGGCGTGGATTCAATGCGACCGGCAAGAACGCTGTAAACAAAGACAAACACGCCCAAAATGGCCATGTAGGCATACATGTGGTTCTCCTTGTGCCTCTCTTTTATGAACTCAGCGTGTCTGCGTCACCTTCTCCACTTGAGATTACAATTCTTTTGACTGCAACGTCTTCAGTGCTGTGGCGATATCTTTACTCATCTCCGCAATAAGTTGGCTGGCTGATGCCGCGAGATCATTATAGGTCAGACCACATGCCGTATGCTGTGAGAACGTCTGCCATTGCTGCATTGCTCCTTCGGCATTGACGATGGACCATGTGGCCTGCAATGTTACGTCTTTGCCCAATGTGCCGTCCAGACGCTGCACCTGGATGGTCACTTGGTACGCGGGGCTTATTCCGATAGGCCACGGATGGACGGTAATTGGCTGCGTACAGATGAGGCCTTGTATGTTCTCCGCCACGACGTTTGCCAAGCCATCTTGCAAGGGTTCGGCCCATTCGTCGAATTCAGCCACGTGCAGTTGATTCGCGCTGTTGCGTGTTACGATACTATCGCGATCGAGATAGCTGGCGACACGTACCGGCCCGACGCCGACACTGATGCACTTGGATTCGTCCAGGGCTGTCGATTCGGCCGGAGAAAGCGTATAAAAGTGCGTGGGAGCGCTCATACCACAACCAGCGAGCAAGAATATAAGAAGAACACAGCTCAGAAGCAGGGGGATACGGACGTGGCGACGCATGGGCTACCTCCTTTGTCCTTTACCTTGAATCAAGGCTTCAGGGTGGCGTTCAAGAAAGTCGAAGAGACTCTTGGCCGAGCGTGCCATGCCGGCAATCTCATTCAACGTCTTTTGCAAGTCTGTTACGGTCGCAGAATTGGGACCGGCCGTCTTTCTCAAATCGACAAGTGTTTTCTGGCCCTGGTCCAAAGCTGATTCGAGTTTCAGCATGGCTGCCTTGGCTTCAATGGCCATGGTTCGGATTTGTTCGTCCGCGTTTTGGGCCAATTTCGTATAGCTTTCCGTTAACGCCGGGAGATTTTTCCCGACATCGTCAGCCAGTGCTTTATAACTCGCAAAGGTCTTTTCGACTTGAGCGATAAGAGGACCGATGTCGGTTTTGACTTTTTGGACAACGGCATCAGCATTGGTCAGCATGGTGGACAAATCTTCCGGAACGGCCTTCATTTTTTCAGAATTGACCAATTCATCGATGCCTTTGACGGCTGAGAGTAAATGATCGGTAATTTCACTCAACGGCAAGCTTTCCAGGGTTCGCGCGATCTTTTCCAGTTTGGATGGTTTGGTCGGAATCTCAAGGATGTTCGGATCGTGCGCATAATAGGTTTCCGGCGTATCTGGCGCAAAATCGAGCATAACTTGGAGTTCGCCCGTGACAAAACTTTTTGAATACAACTCGGCCCGCAAACCTTTATCAATAAGTTCCTTGAAAAATGCTTCTTTGGACATATTGAGTTCCGAAGCCAACGACGTCCCTTTTTTTTTGGGATTCATGAGTTGTATTTGATTATGAGCCAGCTCAATGGTCACCGGAATGGAAAATGAGAGCGGATTGATGCGGGCCTCAATCTTGATGCCTGTAACCTGGCCGAGTTGCACCCCCCGGAAAACAACAGGGGAGCCAACGGACAATCCTCCGACTGATTCCTGAAAATAGAGCACGACAGGCGTCTTGGGTGTGAAAAATAGTCCCGAGCCGAAAAAAACGACGGCCACGATAAGCAGTCCGATAGATCCGAGAACGAACGTGCCGATCAGGCTTTTCTGTTTTATGCTGGTCATAGTCAGGGCTCTTATTCTGGAGATGGAGGTTGATGTTCTCCGCGAGTGAGGAACGTGAGAAGCCGTTGGTTATCCGAGGTTTTCAGTAATTCACTCGGATTTCCCCACGCGGTAGCGGTCCGCGCTTCCACATCGAGAAAAATGGAGTTGGTACCAATCGCAAAGATCGACGCGAGTTCGTGGGTTACGATGACCACGGTTGCATCCAAGCTGGCACACAGCTCCTGAATAAGTTCATCGAGCAAATGCGCGCTGATTGGATCGAGGCCTGCTGAGGGCTCGTCAAAAAAAAGAATTTCCGGATCAAGTGCCAGGGCACGGGCCAGGCCGGCACGTTTGCACATCCCGCCACTAATTTCCGAGGGATAGTAGTCCTCAAATCCGGCGAGTCCGACCAGTTCCAGTTTAAAGGAAGCCAGTTCTCGAATTTCTCGTGTGCTCAAAGACGTATACTGCTGAAGCGGCAGACCGATATTCTCAGCCAAAGTCATGGAGCTCCAAAGCGCTCCACTTTGATAGAGAATCCCTGTGCCTTTGAGCAATTCATTGCGGGTTATTTCGTCGGCATCCCATAAACTCGTGTTGCCATAGACCACGTGGCCCGTTGCTGGCTTGAGCAACCCGACAAGCACATGCAACAAGGTGCTTTTCCCGCAACCGCTTCCCCCCATGATGATAAAGACATCACCTTTATTCACGGTAAAATTGAGGTCTCGCATGACGACAAAGTCGCCATATGCCATGGTCAGGTTGTCGACGGTGATGACGGCAGGCCGTGCTTGCTGTGTCGTGTCGGTGGGGTGCATGGTATCAATACCCCAAAATATTGAATAAAATGGTCAGAATGGATGTAGCTACAATGATACTGACAATACTTGAGACCACGGCCGAGGTGGTTGCTTTGCCCACCGCCGATGCGCTTCGGCCGCACCGAATGCCTTGATAACACCCGGACATGGAGACAAGAATTCCGAATACGAAGCTATGAACAAGCCCGATCCAAAAGTTGGCTAATGGGACAGTCTGGATGGTGAATTCAAAATATTCCATGGGACCGATGCCAAGAAGCAGAACGCCGACGATAAATCCGCCGAGCATGCCCATGAAATCGGCATAGAGACAGAGAACGGGCATCATCATCGTCATGGCGGCCATGCGTGGCAAGACGAGAAATTCCATGGGTTCAATGCCGAATGTACGCAACGCGTCGATTTCTTCATTGACCTGCATGGTCCCCAGTTCGGCGGCAAAAGCGGCTCCCGTGCGGCCGGCCATGATGATACCGGCCATAACCGCGCTGAGAACGCGGACCATCGCAATACCGACAAGGGTGGATGAGTAAATTTGAGCGCCGAATGTTTGCAACTGAATGGCACTGACATAGGCTAAGATGAGACCGACGAGTGTACTAATCAGTGAGACGATGGGCAACGCGCTGTATCCACAGATACGGATTTGCGCGAAGAGCTCACTTCGTCGGTATACGGCTCGGCCGAGAAGAAAACGTAGCGCGCATTGGGTCATCTCACCGATGAATACGACTACATTGTGGGCCGACGTGGCGAGTTCAAGCGTTGTATCTCCGATACGAACGGTCAGGGGAGCATGTTTTTTTTCTCTCCCGGCTCCAGGGCGAGGAGGCACTTTGGCTGCGAGCGTGATGAGACGAACTGCACCTTCGGGTAAGCCGCTCGTATCGACGTCAATGCCGGCGCGTTGCGCTGCCGTGGCTGCACGGGAACAGAAGACAAGGAATCGGGTATCCCAAGAGGTAACGCCCTGGCTCTCAAACGCGAGTGTTTTCGGGGATGATGCGCTCTTCAGTAGCGATTCCAGACGTTCGGATGTGGGCAACTCGCTGTCAATGGACCAATCGCCGGTAAAACACAACACCAGACGATCGCCATCAACGCGTGTTGTGAGTTGCGTCGGCGTGGAGACCGTTGCAGATGGAGCAGGTGTCGGGGTCATTCAACTCACTCGCCGGAGACAAAGTTCAACGTAGTGTGTACCGATTCGTCCGATTAGAACATTATGGTAAGACAATCTCGTACGGCATGATTGTCACAATGAGATGCCAAAGTACAGAAAGAACATGCACCGAGTAATTCTTAACAAAATCACGCTCGATACAAAATGTATACAATTCATGGACAGGAAATTCTCTTACTGTCAAGCTCTTATGTCATAAAAGCCCAAACCGACCGGGGCTCATGATAACAGACTTGAGACCCCGGCCGGTTCGGGCTTATTGATGAATTTTTGCCGTTACGTGCAGGGAAATGCCAACACCAAAGGAAGCTCGAGATCGATCACGCTTACACAGGTCATGGAATGATCGGGTTCAATTCCAGAGACTAACGTTGTTCCTTCGTAAACAGGAATACGGTCTGTTTCCGCAAAGGTATCACTCAGGCTGATAAATGACCAATTGCTCACATGCCGAAGCATCTGTTTTTCTGGCAAGTAAATGCGAAATTGGACGAGGCGGCTATATGTTTTGTAACTACCTGGTGCCATATTCTCACCGGCTAACGAAATTTCTACTGCATAAATCCTTGCCGACGTATTCCAGGGGGAAAGTCTCGGTGAAATAATTCCTCCCTCATTATATTCTCCAGGCTCGACAATGACTGTCGATGGATCAAGGCCGGCGGCGATCTCATCGGATAACTCGACAAAATAGCGAAAGTTTAGGTCTGGTGTATGTCGGGCTGGCCAGGCGGTACGGTTGTCGACGCGCACGGCGAGCTCGATAAAATCACTTCCTTCATAATTTACTCTGGCTTCGACGACGAACTCTGCATCGCGTGATTCCTGGGGAGGGAAATTATCAAGAGGTTGACCGTCTGTCGTTGAAGCAAGTCGGGCCAGTGCCCCGGTCAATCCGGCATTATAGCCCAAAGTGACTTCATTGCCGACATAATCGTTCCGATCATCCACCCAGTCATAATCATCTGCCGATTTAGGTCCACCGACGAGTGCGCCGTAGAGGATATGTCGGTTTATTTCCGGGAGTTCATCCGAAGAACCGCCTTTCCATGAGCCATGGGCGGTTCCGTGATGTGGATTGCGGGGAGGATTGTTGCCGAATCCAACCATGTAACTCGACTGACGCGGATTGTCGCCGAGAATATAATCTATTTGGCGGGTAGCGAAGGTGGTGTATTTCGATGTGAGTGACGAGGGAATATCGGCAACGGCGGAATAGACCAGCGCACAAAAAGCTGTTGATGCCGCATAGCGCAAGGAGCCCCATTCCATGATAAACGCCAATCCGCCGGGCGTGTGCTGTATCCCTCCTGCCCCGTCGGCCCAGGCATTGAGAAATCGTTGCACACCATCGTGATATGATTGTTTTCCCGTTAATTGAGCAAGAAGAATTTGTGTGCCGTAAACTTTGTCATCCCAGGATTGTGTCGAGTCTGTATGATACTCGCCGATCGTATTCATGCTCGTTTCGGCTTTGTTCAAATATGTTTGCTCTCCTGTTGCGCGGTAGAGCCAGGTTGCAGCCCATGCCAGTTCATCCGTATATCCATTCCATGATTTATAGAATGGTGCGATGGTGGGATGGGTATCGGAATAGCTCCCGCGGTATGTATCGGCAAAAGCAAAAAGCTGACGGGCATGGCCGAGCAAATCGGCCTCGTGGGCATATGCGGCGGCTTCACCTCCGGCGCGTTCAAACACCATGACAATGGCGGCTAACGCGGCAGCCGCTTCGGCGGCCGGCTCCGTACCGGGCCGATCCGGATCGCAAACCAGCATGGGGCGGTCCATGTCCACAATTTCTGCCGCTTCCCAAACATTGTGGTCCGCGTCTCCATCACCGACCTGGACCACATAGACATTGGGCAAAGGGTGTGCAGCGACAATATAATGTGCTGCCCAGGAAAGGATTGATAACAAATAGTCCCACTGTTGCGCCGCAATATATCCGTCTTGAAATTCCAATCCTCCCCAGGCAAGCATGGTGACTGCAGACGCGAGAGGCAGACCGAATTTCATGTTATCTCCGGCATCGAGAAATCCACCTGTGAGATCCACAACGACGGGATTACCGATATCATCGGTCATCACACTGCCGTCGGCGTGAAGAAGGGTACCTCCATCGTCAAGAAATGAATCGCCACGCCACTCCACCCGGTTTTGTCCCGGTGCTGTGCCCCGTTCGGGAAGGCGACCACTGCGTTGGGCGTCGTAGAAAAACAACGATTTCTGTAAGGCTTCTGCGTAATTGAATGATGCACTCTGCGCGTGCGATACGGACTGCAGGGGGATAAGTATGGAAAACCCCAAAAGGAAACCTGAAAGCACGCAGGCGTGTATGCTTCGAATCACGTTTCCTCCTTGTTGCTTTGTTTCATGTCGCGGGTGGTAAACAACGATTTCAAGGCAAATACGGTGCCGTATTGGAACCTTTAAAATCAGGACGTAGTAAGGTCATATGAGGGGAATAGGCATACTGTTCGAAGTAAGGCTGTTTGCTTGAAAGTCAAAACCGGTCGTGTTTTCATTATGGTTAGCATGAAAACACGACCGGACGGAGAATGCGAAGCTGTCTTGCTGTTATGGGCATGGAAACGTCAGCACAGAAGGTGTATCGAGATCGATAACGGCTGCACAGGTTGTATTGTGATCGGGCTCAAGGCCAGCGGCCAGACTCGCTCCTTCGTAGACGGGGATACGGTCTGTCTCCGAAAACGTCTGACTCAGACCGATTAACGACCAATCGTTCACCGTCCGAAGTGTTTGTCCTTCTGGGAGATGAATACGAAATTGCACTTCACGACGATATGTTTCGTGATTTGCCGGAGCCATAGTTTGACCGGCAAGGGATATCTCCGCCGCGTATATTCCTTTCGACGCGTCCCATGTCTTGAGTTGCGGAGAGATGATGCCTCCCTGATTATAGCCTCCGGCCTCGACGGTGACGGTCGAAGGATCAAGACCAGTAGCGATTTCGTCGGACAAGTCCACGAAGAATCGAAAGAGCAGGTTGGGGGTCTGTCGAGCCAGCCAGGCTGTGCGGTTTTCGATGCGTACGGCCAGCTCAATAAAGTCGGTCCCTTCAACATTTACTTTGGCCTCCACACCAAACTCGGCATCGCGGGTTTCCTGTGCAGGAAAGTCAGCCAGCGGTTGCCCTCCGTTGGTTGAAACGAGTCGAGCCAATGCTCCGGTCAGCCCTGCGTTGTAATCCAACGCGACTTCATTGCCGATATAATCACCGCGATCGTCTTCCCAATCAGAATCGTCAGTCGATTTTGGCCCCCCCACGAGGGCACCGTAAAGGATATGTCGGCTTATTTTGGGAAGCGCATCCGGACTCCCGCCTGTCCAGGAACCGTGGGCGGTCCGGTGATGTGGATTGCGAGGAGGGTTGTTGCCGAATCCGACCATGTAACTCGACTGACGCGGGTTGTCTCCAAGAATATAATCAATTTGACGAGTGGCGAACGTCGTATATTTCGATGCCAGTGACGAGGAAATATCGGATGTTGCCGAATAGACTAGCGCGCAGAATGCTGCAGACGAGGCGTATCGCAACGATCCCCATTGTGAGACGAACGCCAATCCTCCGGGAGACATCTGAACGGCCCCGCTGCCACCGGCCCAGGTATCAAGAAAACGTTGAACACCATCATGATATGATTGTTTATCCGTGAGTTGGGCAAGAAGAATCATCGTGCCATAGGATTTGTCATCCCAGGAGTGTGTTGACGATGTGTGATACAGGCCGAGTGCGTTCATGTTTGTTTCGGCTTTGTCCAGATACGTTTGTTCACCGGTCGCTCGGTACAACCACGCCGCAGCCCAAGCCAACTCGTCGGTATAACCATTCCAGGATTTATAGAATGAGGATACGCTGGGGTGGGAATCGGAATAGCTTCCACGGTACGTGTCGGCAAATGCAAAGAGCTGCCGCGCATGGCCAAGCAAATCGGCGTCACGAGCATAGGCGGCGGCTTCGCCCCCGGCGCGTTCAAACACCATGGCAATGGCGGCTAACGCGGCAGCCGCTTCGGCGGCCGGCTCTGTGCCGGGGCGATCGGGATCGCAGACCAACAGAGGCCGGTCTGTGTTGACGATTTCAGCCGCACCCCAAAAGCTGTGGTCGATATTCCCATCTCCGACTTGGACAACATAAACATTCGGCATGGGGTGTGCGGCAATAATGTATTGTGCGGCCCAGGTGAGAATCGACAAGAGATATTCCCATTGTTGCGCGGCAACGTATCCATCTTCAAATTCTAATCCACCCCAAGCAAGCATGGTGACCGCAGCCGCGAAGGGGAGGCCAAATTTGACGTGATCGCCGGCATCGAAGAAGCCTCCTGAAAGATCGACTTCTACGGGAGAGTTGCTCTCGTCGGTCATGACACTCCCGTCTGTGCGAAGAAGCGTACCTCCATCGCCAAGGAAGGCATCGCCACGCCATTCCACCCGGTTTTGGCCAGGGGCCTTCCCCCTCTCGGGAAGATGGCCGGAACGTTGCGCATCGTAGAAATAAAGCGACTTCTGTAAGGCCTCCGCATAGTTGAATGTTGCGGCTTGTGCATCTGTTGTGCTTCCTGCCGTCGTGAATAGGCATATCCAGAAGAGAACGCCTGAAAACATACGGGCGTATCTGCGTCGAGTCATGTCTCCTCCTTTTGCTCACCTTGCCATGGTGGCGTCTACGCGAAGACCGTTCAGCAAACACTGTGCCCGGAAATATAGATGGAAGAGATGAAGAAGACAGAGCTTTTCTTGAGGAGATGAATATAAGTCGTCGTCGGCGTAAGAAATTTCTTGAAAGAAATTTCTTGAGAATATTTTAAAAAATCCAATAGTTATCGAGTGGTGGGGTCCGTAATGTTGTTTCTCTCCATGGATAAATGATTCAATCTTTACAGTGAACTCTTCCGCGAGAAGAATACATACGCGTGTCTCTAAATGAATCGGAGTGCGGTGTGCCCGGAAACTCGTTCGATGAGACAGGAATTACTTGAAAGGTGTTCTTGGCGCTCTACCACCGAAGCATTATGTCTGAATATCGACAACACTCTGGCTCGGGCTCAGCACCGCCCCGATACAGTTGGGTTCCTCTCCATTCTGTTTGGTCGTCGACATGAGTTTGACGGCGGGAGAGCCGCCGATAAAAACCGTCATACTCCCTGAGGTGAAACCGGCTGGTCCCATATCCACTTCCGAGACGACACCGCCTTCTACTCCGGCATCATCGCCTTGAGACATGGGGATCACTGTACGGAGGGTGATGGCATTGGCGCCAGAAATCATGACATTCTCAGAAAATGTCCCGCATTCGGCGCATTCGAGTTGGGCAAAATTGGGGTACGGAATGGGGAGCATGCCGACAGGGGCCGGTGTTTTACAAACATCGGGAAATGCGCGACAGGCGCCGGCTTCTCGTGTGCAGGCAAGCATGCAACTCTCCTCGTTTCGGTGTACGGTCTTCAGAACCGACAGGCGGTTCGTTTTTTAGCCTAAGTTGATTTTGTCCGCTTTGACATCGACGTTTTTCTGCGCATGAAGCACGGTGCGCTGGCTCGAAATATCGAAATCCGAGTGGACAAAAAGGCGTTTTCGTCCCACCCGTTCATCTTCGAAATCGTCAATGCGTGTATAGACACGTTTAAACCGCGACAATACGCGGCCCGCGGTTTGATGAATGCTGGCAAAGACGCTTTTGATAGATGAAAACGCGACCAGAGCATTCGTTCCGGCCGCATCCAGCTCATTGGTACGAACGGTGGTCTTCTGGGTCACAACGGCCATATCTGTGGCTGCCAGTTCCATTGCGCGACCTGCAGCCAAGCGAACCGTGTCGCCGCGGAGAGCGAGACCGGCATCGGCATCGCCAAGCACCATAGGCCCGGTCACCCCGACGTGGGCTGGAGTTTTCGATGCGCGAGCAAGAACAGAAAGAATATAAGCTTCGCCCGAACCATCATCGGCAACAAGCACCCGATCGCCCAGTTCGGGGGCAACAAGGCATCCGGTCGCCCGATCGGCCTGACATAAGCCGGAGCCGGTCTTCACTAGAAAGCGGCTGTCACGGAACTGTACTACTTCGCCGTACTCCATGTGAGCCTGGCCGTGAGCGGCCATACGCGCTGCCGTTTGCATATTCACTCCCTGCATAATGCAATTGATCGTGTCTGTTTTCTTACCGCAATTTGTTCCTTAAGGAAAACGCTTTTGATGGTGGAATGCTTCCTTCGGCTACGATTGGCGTAAAGCATCGACAATCCCCATGCGTGCGGCCTGTATAGCTGGAAGAAATCCGCCTACGATTCCCATGGTGACGGCGAAAATCATGGAAGACGTGGCAATGGCTGGTGTCAGTGCGAATTGAAAGGAAAGGTCCGAAAATGTTTGAAAGTTTGTCGTCGAAAATGTGAGAAAATTAAGTAATGACGCGCCGATCAATCCTCCCAATCCCCCGAGGACACCGAGAAACACGGATTCCATGAGAAACGCGGTAAGAATTGCTTTGCGGGTAAAGCCGAGGGCACGCAATGTGCCGATTTCGGCCGTTCGTGAGGCAACCGAGGAATACATGGTGATCATGGCGCCGATCATTGCGCCGAGTGAAAAGATGATCGTCAGCGAAATGCCGAGAACTCGAAGGAAATCAGCCATCATTTCGGATTGTTTTTCGTAAAATACGGTTTCACGTACCGCATCGAGCGTCAGGCGAGGATCGGCGGCAATACGTTTTTCGATGGTTTCCAAATTCGCGGTATCGGCAAGGCGTGCTGCGACAAGGCTATAAGCGTTACGTCGAAAGGCCTGCATGAGCTGATCTATATCGCCCCAGATTTCTGAAGCAAATCCGGTATTACCGGCGTCGAAATGGCCGACGACCAACCAGTTGCGATTGCCGAAGCGAAGCATGTTTCCCATGGCTGTACCGCGAAATCGCTTGGCGATGCTATTTCCCACCATGATTTCGTATTTGCCCGGTGCCGGTGTCCGACCTGACGTTATCCGGATATCCGGTCGAATCGCGAGAGAATTGGCGTTGGTTCCGCGAATAACCACATTGGAAACGGCTCCGGTATCTTTGCGAGGTAAGGTCATGAGCACCACAAGTTCGTTGGACACCAATGGGGTGCCAGCGGTATCCGTGGCAATTTCAGGGAACGCCGACACCGTTGCGGCTTCGTCTCGTGAAACACTGCTTTGGATTTCTGCTTCCGCGCCTTGGCGTAAGAACAGTACATTCCGCGGAGATCCGGTTGCCACCAGGGTTTGGCGGAGACCTTCGGCAAGCATGAGGGTTGCCGCGAACACAAAGACGACCAGGGCCATTCCGCCTGCCGTAAAGATTGTCGTCACGCGTCGTGCGGCCAAATTGCGGATGCTGTACGATAGAGGTACGGCCATCAGCCCATCCTCCGCAATCCTTCGGCAATGGGCACTTGCCCGGCTTGCCACCCCGGGATGACCGCCGCGGTAAGACCGACGCCAATGCCGGCCGCAAGTCCCATGAGTACCGTTGTTTGAGACACAATAAAATACGGGAAATATTCGGAAAGCTGATGAGCAAAGATCGCAGCGGTAGGGAAGAGTAATCCGATTCCGGCAATGCAGCCAAGTAAGCTGATGACCATGGATTCTCCGAGAATCATGGACCAAATGAAACCTGCCGAAAAGCCCAGCGATTTGAAGACGGCGAATTCCGCCATGCGTTCCCGTACCGACATGGCCATGGTGTT
This genomic stretch from Desulfovibrio inopinatus DSM 10711 harbors:
- a CDS encoding cation:proton antiporter, giving the protein MYAYMAILGVFVFVYSVLAGRIESTPISGPIIYTIFGLGLSIFATDLEPLAPTGETIKTLAELSLALVLFTDAATADLAVLRRSFRIPQRLLLYGLPLTILLGFLAAIPLFPGLGFLEAAILATMLAPTDAALGKAVVTNDDVPDTIRDGLNLESGLNDGICVPILFVFLAMIADEQARNSVFGLALQLVLEEIGIGVAVGVGLAVLSSHIIRYCSKHGFITETWRQLPVVALSISCFALAQLFGGSGFIAAFVGGLVFGGVTKEHKHHLLLAAEGSGDTMALITWVFFGYAIIGHDGLSFTWPMFVYAILSLTVIRMAPVFLVLSGLNLSPHAKLFMGWFGPRGLASVVFAVLILDGKLPHGQTIVLTAILTICLSILTHGLTAVPLSRAFGREGDSASG
- a CDS encoding PqiC family protein — its product is MRRHVRIPLLLSCVLLIFLLAGCGMSAPTHFYTLSPAESTALDESKCISVGVGPVRVASYLDRDSIVTRNSANQLHVAEFDEWAEPLQDGLANVVAENIQGLICTQPITVHPWPIGISPAYQVTIQVQRLDGTLGKDVTLQATWSIVNAEGAMQQWQTFSQHTACGLTYNDLAASASQLIAEMSKDIATALKTLQSKEL
- a CDS encoding MlaD family protein, which codes for MTSIKQKSLIGTFVLGSIGLLIVAVVFFGSGLFFTPKTPVVLYFQESVGGLSVGSPVVFRGVQLGQVTGIKIEARINPLSFSIPVTIELAHNQIQLMNPKKKGTSLASELNMSKEAFFKELIDKGLRAELYSKSFVTGELQVMLDFAPDTPETYYAHDPNILEIPTKPSKLEKIARTLESLPLSEITDHLLSAVKGIDELVNSEKMKAVPEDLSTMLTNADAVVQKVKTDIGPLIAQVEKTFASYKALADDVGKNLPALTESYTKLAQNADEQIRTMAIEAKAAMLKLESALDQGQKTLVDLRKTAGPNSATVTDLQKTLNEIAGMARSAKSLFDFLERHPEALIQGKGQRR
- a CDS encoding ABC transporter ATP-binding protein, whose amino-acid sequence is MHPTDTTQQARPAVITVDNLTMAYGDFVVMRDLNFTVNKGDVFIIMGGSGCGKSTLLHVLVGLLKPATGHVVYGNTSLWDADEITRNELLKGTGILYQSGALWSSMTLAENIGLPLQQYTSLSTREIRELASFKLELVGLAGFEDYYPSEISGGMCKRAGLARALALDPEILFFDEPSAGLDPISAHLLDELIQELCASLDATVVIVTHELASIFAIGTNSIFLDVEARTATAWGNPSELLKTSDNQRLLTFLTRGEHQPPSPE
- a CDS encoding MlaE family ABC transporter permease is translated as MTPTPAPSATVSTPTQLTTRVDGDRLVLCFTGDWSIDSELPTSERLESLLKSASSPKTLAFESQGVTSWDTRFLVFCSRAATAAQRAGIDVDTSGLPEGAVRLITLAAKVPPRPGAGREKKHAPLTVRIGDTTLELATSAHNVVVFIGEMTQCALRFLLGRAVYRRSELFAQIRICGYSALPIVSLISTLVGLILAYVSAIQLQTFGAQIYSSTLVGIAMVRVLSAVMAGIIMAGRTGAAFAAELGTMQVNEEIDALRTFGIEPMEFLVLPRMAAMTMMMPVLCLYADFMGMLGGFIVGVLLLGIGPMEYFEFTIQTVPLANFWIGLVHSFVFGILVSMSGCYQGIRCGRSASAVGKATTSAVVSSIVSIIVATSILTILFNILGY
- a CDS encoding glycoside hydrolase family 9 protein → MIRSIHACVLSGFLLGFSILIPLQSVSHAQSASFNYAEALQKSLFFYDAQRSGRLPERGTAPGQNRVEWRGDSFLDDGGTLLHADGSVMTDDIGNPVVVDLTGGFLDAGDNMKFGLPLASAVTMLAWGGLEFQDGYIAAQQWDYLLSILSWAAHYIVAAHPLPNVYVVQVGDGDADHNVWEAAEIVDMDRPMLVCDPDRPGTEPAAEAAAALAAIVMVFERAGGEAAAYAHEADLLGHARQLFAFADTYRGSYSDTHPTIAPFYKSWNGYTDELAWAATWLYRATGEQTYLNKAETSMNTIGEYHTDSTQSWDDKVYGTQILLAQLTGKQSYHDGVQRFLNAWADGAGGIQHTPGGLAFIMEWGSLRYAASTAFCALVYSAVADIPSSLTSKYTTFATRQIDYILGDNPRQSSYMVGFGNNPPRNPHHGTAHGSWKGGSSDELPEINRHILYGALVGGPKSADDYDWVDDRNDYVGNEVTLGYNAGLTGALARLASTTDGQPLDNFPPQESRDAEFVVEARVNYEGSDFIELAVRVDNRTAWPARHTPDLNFRYFVELSDEIAAGLDPSTVIVEPGEYNEGGIISPRLSPWNTSARIYAVEISLAGENMAPGSYKTYSRLVQFRIYLPEKQMLRHVSNWSFISLSDTFAETDRIPVYEGTTLVSGIEPDHSMTCVSVIDLELPLVLAFPCT
- a CDS encoding glycoside hydrolase family 9 protein, which gives rise to MTRRRYARMFSGVLFWICLFTTAGSTTDAQAATFNYAEALQKSLYFYDAQRSGHLPERGKAPGQNRVEWRGDAFLGDGGTLLRTDGSVMTDESNSPVEVDLSGGFFDAGDHVKFGLPFAAAVTMLAWGGLEFEDGYVAAQQWEYLLSILTWAAQYIIAAHPMPNVYVVQVGDGNIDHSFWGAAEIVNTDRPLLVCDPDRPGTEPAAEAAAALAAIAMVFERAGGEAAAYARDADLLGHARQLFAFADTYRGSYSDSHPSVSSFYKSWNGYTDELAWAAAWLYRATGEQTYLDKAETNMNALGLYHTSSTHSWDDKSYGTMILLAQLTDKQSYHDGVQRFLDTWAGGSGAVQMSPGGLAFVSQWGSLRYASSAAFCALVYSATSDISSSLASKYTTFATRQIDYILGDNPRQSSYMVGFGNNPPRNPHHRTAHGSWTGGSPDALPKISRHILYGALVGGPKSTDDSDWEDDRGDYIGNEVALDYNAGLTGALARLVSTNGGQPLADFPAQETRDAEFGVEAKVNVEGTDFIELAVRIENRTAWLARQTPNLLFRFFVDLSDEIATGLDPSTVTVEAGGYNQGGIISPQLKTWDASKGIYAAEISLAGQTMAPANHETYRREVQFRIHLPEGQTLRTVNDWSLIGLSQTFSETDRIPVYEGASLAAGLEPDHNTTCAAVIDLDTPSVLTFPCP
- a CDS encoding DUF4150 domain-containing protein; translated protein: MLACTREAGACRAFPDVCKTPAPVGMLPIPYPNFAQLECAECGTFSENVMISGANAITLRTVIPMSQGDDAGVEGGVVSEVDMGPAGFTSGSMTVFIGGSPAVKLMSTTKQNGEEPNCIGAVLSPSQSVVDIQT